AGGGCGATCGCGCTGGCGCAGAAGCTCTCTGGAGTCAGGCTGAAGTCCAACTGCGCCAAAGCCTGGTTGGGGTTGATGCGGGTTCCTTTGGACATCGCCGCGACTTAGCCCGACTGTTGTTGGAACGGGGGCGATCGCAGGACATTGCCGAAGCAGTCACCCTGATGGAGGCTGAAGTGCAACTGCGACGGGACACCGACACGCTGAGCCTCTACGCCTGGGCATTGTCAGAGGCAGGGCAACGGCAACAGGCAAACGCCGTGATTGAGGAGGCGATCGCTCAGGGAACCCGCGACCCCGATCTGTTTTATCGAGCCAGTGCGATCGCTCAAGCATTGGGTGATGCAACTCAGGCGCAGGCTTATGGGCAGGAGGCAAAGGCGATCGACCCGCTGTTTGATGACGGTGCTCAACGGGCAGCAGGACTGGGAACAGGATTAGGCAGCTAGAAGGAGATAAATGATGAAATCTAAAGTGGGTCGATATGGAATTTTGAGTGTGCTTGCTGGGTTGGTGGCGATCGCATTGTGTCTGCTAACCGCTACACCCAGTCAGGCGCATTGGGCAGATCTGGCAGCAGCAGAAGTGGTGGTGCAGGAGGCTCAGGTGCAGATGACACTGACGTTTCCTACAGGGTTACTGGCGTTTGCCGACGATAACCAGGATGGACAGTTGTCTGCTACAGAGGTGACAACGCATCGACAACAGTTACAAACCACGCTGGCGAAACAGATCCGCCTGACTGACAGTAACAACCGTTCTGCCACACTCAGCGTTGAACCTTCTGAAGGAGCAACACTGTCTCCCAGTGCGTTGGTTGCGCCCAATACCCACAGCACGTTGCAACTCACGTATGCGTGGGACAGTCCAGTGCAGGGATTGCGAATTCAGTATGGATTGTTTTTGCCGGGAGTCCCGACTGCCAGTTGCGTCACCACCATTTTGCAAGACGGACACCTTAAAACCCATGTGTTTACCCCAACCCGAACCGAACTGGCTCTGACTCCTGGTTTACCCTGGGTTGCAACTGGAGAAATGATGTTGGCGATCGCTGGAGCCTTTGTTTGGGGGGCAGTTCATTCCATGTCACCGGGGCATGGCAAGACGGTTGTAGGAGCTTATCTGGTGGGAGAAAGAGCAACCCCACGACATGCTATTTTTCTGGCGATGACAACGACGATTACTCACACAATTGGGGTATTTGCGTTGGGCTTGGTGACTCTATTTGCAGCACGTTATATTTTGCCAGAGCAGTTGTATCCCTGGCTGAGTCTGGCATCTGGGCTAATGGTGGTCACCATTGGAGTGAATTTGTTGCGCGATCGCTTCAACCGTCATAGTCACCACAGCCATTCTCACGAACATCATTCCCACGAACATTATTCCCACGAACATCATTCTCACAAACCACACACTCACTCTCACAGGTTGCACACTCACGAACCGCATTCTCACGAGTTACATACTCACGAACAGCTATCTCACGAAGATCACGCTCGCAAATCACAAAATCAGAACTATCATTCTGACAAGACGCACACACACTCACATCATGCTCATGAACAATATCTCCACGAGCCGCACTCCCAAAAACCACACGCTCACGGACACGCTCACGAGCATTCCCACGAGTCACATTCCCATCAGACGCACCCTCAACAGCAGACTGGCGATCGCCACTCCAATCATCCTCGTAACCACCGTCATAACCACACTCATCATCACGACCACATTTACCGTCATGACCCTATTCAAGGTCACACGCACGGGCACGCTCACTCCCACTTGCCCCCTGGAACCGATAGTCCAATTACGTGGAAGAGCCTACTAGCACTGGGTATTTCAGGCGGATTGGTTCCCTGCCCTGCGGCCCTGGTGTTGCTGCTGAGTGCGATCGCCCTGGGCAATGTGAGCATCGGATTGATTCTGGTGCTGTCTTTTAGCTTGGGTTTGGCGTGTGTGTTGACTAGTTTGGGCTTGTTGTTGGTCTATGCCAAACACCTGTTTAAGCGAGTGCCTGCCCACCTGCGATTTGTGCGGCTTCTTCCTGCCTTTAGTGCGATGTGCATTACGTTAATTGGTTTGGGCATTTCAGCAAAAGCAATCTTGCAGATGCAGGTTTAGGGTAGTGGTCAATGGTTGATGGTTAGTGGTCAATGGTTGGTGGTTAATGGTCAATGGTCAATGGTTAGTGGTCAATGGTCAATAGTTAGTGGTTAGTGGTCAATGGTTAGTGGTCAATGGTCAATGGTTAGTGGTCAATGGTCAATGGTTAGTGGTCAATGGTCAATAGTTAGTGGTTAGTGGTCAATGGTTAGTGGTCAATGGTCAATGGTTAGTGGTCAATGGTTAGTGGTCAATGGTCAATGGTCAATAGTTAGTGGTCAATAGTCAATGGTCAATAGTTAATGGTTATCTGTTAATTGTCGATTGCTAACTTTCAAGTTTCGTTCTTGTTTGACTTACCTCTTCTTTTATCCTTCAGCTTTTATCGTTTATCCTTCTTCTCTTTTCTCCACGCAGAAACGATAAATCGTGTTTTTTTCCTCGTCATCCTTTACCCTTCATCGTTTATCCTTCTTTCTCCCTTCTCTCTTTTCTTATGCTGAAAATACTTGGTCTAACAACGGTTTCTTTTGTTTTAATTGGTTCGATTTCAACTGTTAGTGTTGCCGATCCGGTGCCGACATTTGCGTATCCCAACACAACATTGGATGACAGTAGGCTGTTTTGCTATATGCAAACGGCTGATGGGCGAACGCTTGATTTGGGGCGCATTTGTGGCAGATCAACTCCCACTGTTCCCACGACTCCACAGGCGAGTCGGTTAATTTCCGCTCCGATTCCGGCAATCCCTGTACCGGGTAGCTCTACAGATTTAAATCTAAACGCACCTAACGCCAGTCCGATTCCTAACACCGCAGACGCAGGAACCGGAAACGATTTAGCCTGCTTCATTTTTGATTCTCAAGGTCGCCCCTGTGCCAGTACAGCGCAGTAAGCCACGAAGTTACGTTATTCATTTTATAGATGGTGACTAGTGATATGCAGGCTAATACGGTTTCGCTTTCTGCATGGCAACAATTAAAACGACAACAGATTAGTTGTGAACAGGCGATCGCTCTACTGGTAAATTCCCAAGGACGAGTGAATCTGGATTTACTCGATCGGGAGGTGAGTTGTCGATTTCTCAAACGATTTCCCGATAAAAGTGTGTTGCCACCTGTTGTTCCGCTCATCTTGTGGCAAAACTGCTATTACCTGGGTAGCCCTGTAACACTGTTGCCGGAGCAGATTCAGCAGTTGGGCGATCGCCTCTCAACGGCAATCGAAATCATTCCCATTAGTGACAAGAGTTATCGTCACTGGTGCC
The window above is part of the Oscillatoria sp. FACHB-1407 genome. Proteins encoded here:
- a CDS encoding HoxN/HupN/NixA family nickel/cobalt transporter, giving the protein MMKSKVGRYGILSVLAGLVAIALCLLTATPSQAHWADLAAAEVVVQEAQVQMTLTFPTGLLAFADDNQDGQLSATEVTTHRQQLQTTLAKQIRLTDSNNRSATLSVEPSEGATLSPSALVAPNTHSTLQLTYAWDSPVQGLRIQYGLFLPGVPTASCVTTILQDGHLKTHVFTPTRTELALTPGLPWVATGEMMLAIAGAFVWGAVHSMSPGHGKTVVGAYLVGERATPRHAIFLAMTTTITHTIGVFALGLVTLFAARYILPEQLYPWLSLASGLMVVTIGVNLLRDRFNRHSHHSHSHEHHSHEHYSHEHHSHKPHTHSHRLHTHEPHSHELHTHEQLSHEDHARKSQNQNYHSDKTHTHSHHAHEQYLHEPHSQKPHAHGHAHEHSHESHSHQTHPQQQTGDRHSNHPRNHRHNHTHHHDHIYRHDPIQGHTHGHAHSHLPPGTDSPITWKSLLALGISGGLVPCPAALVLLLSAIALGNVSIGLILVLSFSLGLACVLTSLGLLLVYAKHLFKRVPAHLRFVRLLPAFSAMCITLIGLGISAKAILQMQV